In the Platichthys flesus chromosome 14, fPlaFle2.1, whole genome shotgun sequence genome, CAAGCGGAAGCGGAAaccgaagaagaagaagaacgacgTGGTGGTGGTGAAGGGGAAGCTTAATCTGTGCTCCCCGGCCGGTATGGTGGCTGCCGTTGGAGTTATAGTTCTCATGGTGGGGATTTCTATGGCCGTACTGGGCTACTGGCCCAGTCAGAACCAGCAGGAGTACCAGGAGCGACGCAGAATGGGAGTGTACCACAACAACAGGATGAGCTTCTCCAAGAGTCCAGCTGCTGCCTCAAACCTCACCCATGATAAGGATCCCTCCGTCCTGAACCAGAGCCATGCTAACCGCAGCGCCGCCGAGACCTCCCCTCACTGTGGCTTCCTCTGTGACTTCCTGAATAATCACCTGTACTCTGACAATCTGAAAGTCTTTGGCCCGCTGGTGATGGGAATCGGCATTTTCCTCTTCATCTGCGCCAACGCAGTCCTCCATGAAAACCGGGACAAGAAAACCAAAGTCATCAACCTGAGGGATATCTACTCCACGGTGATAGATCTGCACAGCATCCGGTCGAAGGAGCACCCCCCCCTCAACGGCCTGGTGAACTACACTCAGTCGAGGAGCGCCGAGGCCCCGCCGGGCTCCTTACCTTCCAGTGGGTTGCCCACTCGCAGCTCCTGGCCCTCCACTGGACTCGGTTTCCAGGGGGAGTTGGGAGGCGAGGAGGGGTTCAGACGCCAGTCTTTGGCCAGCCGGCCTCGCAGCTGGTCCAGAGACGTCCAGACCTTCACAGAAACGGTCTACAGCATCTACAAAGACTACAGCAATAGCAGCAAGCCGGCGCCACAGCCCCGCCAGTGGGAGACCACCTCCATCGTCACCTCCTCCGTGAACGCTTTCACCCTCCCTGTGATCAAACTGAACAACTGTGAGGTAGAGGAGTCGGAGAGGGCGGAGGCGGGGGGGCACTCAGGGGAAGGGGTCGTCATCGAGGCGGCTGCTGGAAGCGTTAGCGGGGAGGGACaggccggcagcagcagccacacttACCAGGCCggcacagaggagaaggaagccTCGACCGCCGATCATCTCCCAGCCCGTCACAGCCACGAGGACACAGCCACCGACTCCGccgaccagcagggggcgccgcAACCACAGTGGACACAGCTGTTTCCCCCATCACCTGTTGCCAGGGCGATGGGGTCGCGGCTGTCGCTCAACTCCCTCACGGATCAGCCCGGGTCCGTCCGGCGCTGCAGCATGTCGGTGTCGGTGGGAGGCCAGGGCGACCGAGCCAGGCGCTTCAGCTGCCCTCGCCTGGAGCCCTCTAACAGTAAGGGCTACATCAAACTGGCTGATCTGGGGGGCGAGTCCTTCGAAGCCCCCGACACAGACACCTCTTTAGTGGCCATTGAACAGGAAGTAGCAGTGGACTCGGTTgtagcagcggcggcggcggaggaggacGCTCAGGGAGAGGACGACCTGGTGACACCCGGCACCTCCGCAGAATACTAGacatctctcttttccttcttttgctGATGAGCCTCTCAAAACTCTTCGATGTCTCGTTCTTTGCTTCGTTGCCTCTTCTCGGTTTTGCTGACGCGAAGCCGGGGCCCTTCCAGAGGAGAGGAACCGTGGAGAGTAAGCAGCTATAAGGACTATTGAAACATAGCCATGAACACTCAAGAGCAAGGATCTTTACAAACACCACGTCCACAACTTACAATGTTTCAGATGTAAAGTTTCTATTTTTTTGCAATGTAGCAAGAGCAATACTAAAGACTTGTAAGAAGATTTAGTAAAAGATTTAGAAAAGAAGAATATCCAAGGAGTTTGAACTGTTCTTTTGTAAAAACACTAGGCAAACCTTGTAGCTTGTAGAATTGCCAAAAAACTGTCACTGGGACCTTCTGTGCGACACGTTGTACTGCGGCACGGACACGCGCCACGGGAAACTACAAACAACATAGCCTAGATTTATTTCTCTACATCGTTGTGGTAATATCACAGGAATAAGTGAACTGAATTGAATCTCAGGTAGACGTTTGGTTTAGGATCGGGACCTTGAGGACGAGGTCTTCCCTATTATGTGCACACATGTTTATATGAGACGTTCATGGTTGAATAAACTTGACTGTAACACCTCCTGCCTGCTTTGAAAGGTGTCCTTGTGTGAGATGAGATTAAATGTGGCGATGAAACAGCCTCAGAAGAAGCTATGTGTGCGTGATTACGCGTGTGGGGCGAAGCCAGAGATATGGATTTTGTATTCCTGCTCCTCAGCAGCTCTACTGGGAAATACTGCAGTGGTATTGATGTTGCATTATCTGAGCTAACTGAACTAAGACCAGTCACCTTTGCTACAGTCTTTAATTAACGGGCTTTAccattaaaaagggaaataattaGCGGTGGCTATTATGTGCTGATTCAGATTGGTGATGAATTAAAGAGAAACTCAATAGAAAGGGTATTTACAAGGTCTCCAGAGGCTTCTTGGACAACCTTATTGCAGCTTCGGTCTCATTTTAGAATATgcttatttaatgttttaatgttggtGGAATCAAACACATCCTTCAAAATGTTCCCACAAGTTGAAGCATATTCACATCCTTTTCATACTCATCATCAAAGCTATTCAATGAGTTCTAAACTCTCACTTTATAAAAGCAGTATAAATTGAAAAACTTGCTAAATAACTTTCTATCTTAAAGAGTCATCATCTGAATGTGTTCCCTGAACCCCTGAGGAAATCCTTGAGAGATTTTGAGTAGCAGAATGTATCAATAGGTATATTTAACTATATGATGTTTGAGCTTTCTATTTAATGCATCTTTTCATGCAGTATTATTGcaatttttactccttttctatttttactttgtgtttatgTAACAGCCGTGTGAGTTATATTCAATATTGCAGAGTTTTTTCTGTTAAATTGGATTAGCAAATTACTACAAACACATGTCAGTGTAATAAAATCCAACTCCAGCCTCCGAAATAATCATAAAATGTAATCAATGCCGCCCCAGAGcaaatttaatcaaaacttTCCATCATGACCTTCATGAAGGTGAGTTTTTATTATCACAGTTCTGTAGCATTACACTGCACAAATTAGTTTCAGCTCAGTAGAGCAACTTGTAAGTAGATGAAATTAGCTTCACATAGACAATCTACAACAATTAAAAAGCTGTTCATCCATCAATAAATATAACCTAGAgactaaaataatataaagtatGACATGATGATCATTCTGCTGAAGAGGGAAGAGCTTTACATTTGATACATTCAGAGTTTATTTTcagtattaaattaaatgttataCATCTTTTCAGTAGCTACATACTTTTACTGAGGTTAGACAGATGCAGTTCTTATTTGAGTTTGATTATCTCCACcaaaaaagttatatttttgtttgcttgtttgttagttagcaggattctAACAAAAACCACTACACTGTTCTACTTCCATGACATTTTTTGGAAAGGAAGGAACATGCTCCAAGAAAGAATtttagtgtggatccagatcaagGTGCTGATGCAGTCATTTGTCCAGTCATAAGACTCAtatgtttttcaacattgttgttgatttctcagagaatatttCATGGCTCTTGGTGGAAAACCATAGGTATAACTGAAGGATTGATAttcatgagtttgtgcaatttggtgcagattcaaataaaaacctggatctagtgaatttagaTGTGGTTACATAAGGGAACTGTTTAGCCGTGGTGGAGATGTGCACTCATGAATTGTTGCAACACTTGTCAAAAGCATGTGAAGGATCTTATAACTTATTTATTCCCTTTTCACATTGATTTCCCCAAatcaattcatttaaatattgttgTATAGCCCaaaggcactttacataaaaaaaacgaGGCCCCCCAAATTATGGAGAAACCCAACAATTCCAACATCGAGCAAACACTTTTGAGACTGTGGAGGGAAAATACTTTTAACAAGGAGAAATCTCGAGAAATGTCGTCGATCCGCCTCGACTGGTTGAGGTGAGCAGATCAAAAtgggggagcgagagagagagagagagagagactaggAACATTTGTGACAGATGTTTAAGGATTAAATAACTAGAATATAGGACtgaataaatgtgaataaaaagaataataatgagaagaagagggaaaagaatcatcatcgtcatcatcctcatcataatgttataaaacaaaacatgataaAATATGAATAGTAATATAAATAGCTGTAAGGAAGTTAATTTATGATAGCAGCTCCAGCtagcaacaataacaataacaatgttactactaataataatgctaataatagtaatagttgttttagacaaaaacaaacactcttTCATCGACATAATTCATCAGTGTTCAGACAAATCACAGAAGCATCTAACAGGTCCCTCTAGTGGTCATGTGACTTATGATTAAATGCACTGCTCTTACCGTGAgcggccaccaggaggcgctaaTCGATAGATAATTTACTTGTTGTCTTGGGCACGCCCGTTCCTGAGTACTATGAGCGCCGTTCCGGAGGCGTGGGTGGTGGGGCGGAGTCATCGCCGTGCTTCTCCTCCCGCGGGTCTCGAACAGAAGAGCCTCCCACAGGTGTCCGCTCCTTTTCCAACCGGACGAGCCCCGCGTCGGGATCCAGTTTCCCGGTGACCCGCAGCTCTCAGCCGGCTCTCGGACCCCCCTTGTCCCCGCTCACAAGACCCAGGTACGGTGTGGTGTGGTGTTCGTGACCGTCGGTTTGTCAAGCGCGTTCAAAACACACTGCACGATTATACTGGGACTCTAAACTGGGAATAAGTGTGTTCTGCAGAGTTAGATCTGTCCAGTTGAGTTATTTGAACATCTGGCAGATGTTTGATTCTCTCTCGCAGTTTGATTTGTATGTGAttagtaataattataataataataatgatcatttctctttctgttgcaACCGCCGGTTCTCACTGTGACCTGCTGCTTTACTGGGGACTTGAAATATGAACTGGTGAGTACAAGCTGTCATTCACACAAGTGGGGGAAGTGAAGTTCACACATTTAAGTATAACTTTGAGTTTCTCTCATTAAagctgcaacaaaacaaaaggcaCCAAGGTCATTAAGGGTTGATAAAGTGATCAAAGCTCTTAAAGTTTGccttatttttcaaatgtagaATAAGCTGGAGCGTTTATTAAAgatatgtattgtttttaaGTTCACCACATATTAACTTGACTGACAGTTTCTCAGTAAGACTTTGGTCTGAAGGCCTTTGAACGTGCTGATTGGGTTCTGTCACGCTGACATGTCTCCAGATCAGCATTTTTCTTAACTCAGTTCTTTGACATGACTGCtgagcaagcacacacacacacacaaacacacacacacacatatgcacagggtcatacacatacacagagtcacacacacacacctgatccAAAGTCTGCTGGGCACAGGCGGGCTGTTCGGAAATGGGAAGTGCTCTCAGCATGTGTTTCCGCTTAGTCGCTCCCCAAAATAGAGAATGAATCAAAGAAGGAAGAGCTCTTTGTAGTTATACTCTGAAATGATCTGCACATTCACACCAGTAGAGACACCTAGACACTTCCCTGCTTGGTCACTTCTCTAATATCCTAAAGgtccactttgtgtgtgtgtgattaagtttgatttaatattgaGTGTTttggacatgtttttttaagatgGATCATTGCTCTTAATGGCCGCTCACACAGTTCAGTAACTTTACCGGCTTTATGAGGTTGAAGGATGAAGGTGAACGTGGAGGAGCGGGGAGATAAGGCCGGGCAAAGTCTGGGGGAACTTGTCATGTTCAACCGGCTGCTGGTGACATGTACAGTCCTGCAGGTTTAACTGGACAGAGTTCATTAATGAAGCATTCCTGAgcctgggggggtgggggggggggggggttctccttTCAGACCCACATATGTGAAACGTACACAATGTGGGTCGTACCATGTCTTCAGGGGAGGTAGTGTTATGTCATCCCATAAGTGACTTATGTAATTTGCAGTTGTCTGCACTGACAGTGGATCTGCAGGAAATAAACTTgaatttcttcttctgcagtaTATTGACAGAGACACTCTGACAGAGCTGCCAACTTAAACTGCTTTAAATCAAAGGGTTGCTTTTCCCCCTGCAAATTAAATCTTTACTTAAAATCTTAAACCTTGAATAAGCGATCTTAATACACACAGATTGGACAAAAAGCATGGATATATCAAGTTTATTTACCAATCAGTTGTtaatttaacattgtttttcattcagagTTGTGTTTTCAGCCATGTTGTGAATTTAAGTTCAATATTCTGTCTCTTTTGCTCCGTTATTTGTTTCAATTTTGGGATTCATACCGCTGAATGCTTCACTTTGTGCACCATCTTGTTCCTCACTGTGTCTGCCGGCTGTTTGGTGCTGAGCAGCAATGTTCTTCTAGACTTTttgacaaagaagaaaacacactgaaccaAAACTGTTTTAGATTTGTCCCGAAAAAAGGTCTGGTTTCATTCTGATCCTGTCTCTTATAGTAAGAACCTTCCTGAGGAAGAGCCCTTTAAAGTGGAATTCCATTCAGGAAACTCTATTACTTTCAGATAAGAGGTTTCCCAGATGGGGTCTCACATCCCAAACACTGACAGCTACACTGCCCAAAATGTCATAATCCCGTGGCTCCAGAATTCAAAATGGAAAGTTGCCCTTACAGAGCAGCCAGTGGACAGTAAATTACGTGATACCAGCCTCAACATGGGAAAGTGTATTTAAATTTTGTGGGTGACCATGTTTCTTGCCTGGTTTTTCCAAGCCAGGCCGCTGCAGCACGGGAGGGTTGTAATTATGGAAAAGCCGGTAGGGAGTTTCCAAATTCTGACTGCGGGAGGAATGCAGCGTGTGTTCGAggattgtttgtttcctcaGGTGCGGATTCGAAGAAGCGGTTGAGGTCAAAATCGCTGAAAAGGACCTTTTGGCGTCCGGCGTTAGAGATGGTCCTGTGTGACCCCTGTGACCTTTGCTCAGAAAGTGGCCAGGATTGTTTTTGCATTCCTCAGCCCGTACAGGATGACGTAACAAGGTCAAATCTAATTTCTGTCACGTCTCCCTCTCCCAAACATCTAAGACTTCGAGTCTTAGACTGTTTTCTTCCCTCATTTGATATTACCAGTGATAAACACTATCTCCTATTCATCCCGGGAATTCAAATCAACCGCTATGATCAATATCACGGGTGCCGCGCTGCAGGAGAACACATTACATtacctctctgctctgtgatgcTGTGCGAGGCGAAATGAAGGATGTGGAGGCGCCTTGTGTGCGAGAGTGGGACAGAAAATGAAGGTTAAAAGAAAGAGTCCGAACATCTCGGCCATTATCACAATTTACTGATAAGACTTGCAAAGGTTAAGAGACACTGGGTTGAGTTATTACATTGCACCCACAACCTCCCACGGTACAAAAGATGCTGGAGCCTTTACAGAACCTCCCCCAGTTAATAATGTCGGCTTTTTCTCAAATTAACATATtacaatgtgttgttttagcCGCCCAACGACTAAAGCCCTAAAATATTAAGTATGTTATCCATATTATCAAACAGAATAATTGTAATTGTGACAATTTTGCTTGAAAATTCAAAGTCAAATGCACTGTTCATCATTTATTGACAGATGTATCAAAGGCTTTAAGTCTTTCAGCTCTAGAATCaataatttaaatcaatacaaatacattttgtcactGTGCAAGTGTCAGGAGATTACAGCCAAACACCCTCATTTCTCCCTGAGACACCATTTTGTATTAGTTTGTTTGATTGAGTAGATGTAATTTAAGTTAAAAACTGATCTTTTTTAAATTAGCTGGATTCAGCTTCTTAAATTTGAAAATTTCCATTGATCATTTTAacttgtaaatatttatttagcaATTTTCTAAGCTAAACTGTTcatgataataaaacaaagatattttttCTGGATAACATTCCAGAGTTAACGCCCTATGGATAATTTTTTGCTCTTGAATCTGTCAGACTCAATTCACAGTGGCTTCCTACTCACTTTATGTTTTTCCTGTAACACTAAGAGCTTCAATctacacacatgtttttttaatgttttgccTTGAGCTTCCTCCTCGGTAGTTCACAGTCAGAGCCGAGCCGAGCTCCACACGTGAGCTCAGTGCCGCTGATCACCGGAGTCTCtctgggagcagtgggagatAACACGTATGACTCAATCTTGCTGAGTGGAAGAGATAAGCTTGTTGGGAGTCCTGTTATCTTCCCCCAGTGATGCCTGATCACTCGGGAGCGGAGTGGAGCCGTCTTTGCCTTATAAAGCTTCGGCTCCTGGGACGGCACCTTGACAGTCACGGGGGTATTTATAGTGGAGAGTCGGGGCTCAGTCTCCAAACTGGGATTCCGTTTGACGTCCCCGCTCAAACGTGTTACTGTGCAGGAACTTTTGTTTGCTGCCAAAATATTCAGACACTTAAGATTTTCCAAACCACGCCTCACAGCTTCAGTGTGACTAAATCAACTAAACACAGAAGATGTGAAGCCCGCACAGCAAACTCCCTTTTAGTctcctgtgttttgttttaggTTTAGAGGATAAAATTCAAGATGAGAACAGAGAAGCTGATCTGTGTCCTGTTGacgtaaaaagaaaagagatatGATCCAATATCTTTTTAACTATGCCACCAAAATCAATTAAGCAATATCTCTACCACTTCATATACATGGCTGCCTGGACACAAGGCTATTTTTAATCACCCTCCCCTTAGTGGAAATATCGATATCCATAGAAAGCTCTAAAAGGGAAGAGtgattctttcattcttttcagCCACATGTCCGTGTCCTTGTCTGCAATCACTTGAAGGGCAGAATCATTACCTCACTGCTTTCCAAAGGTTAGAAATACAGGCTGCATTTATGATTCTTCGAGATAAGATGTGCTCCCTGCCagcaaaaaaattataataaaaaaagaaaaaaggagtgTCCATCGCCATTTTGGCTCAAATTTCTCTTCACGTTTATCTTTTGGGAAACACCGACGTGTCCAacaggtcatgtgatcattGTGGGGTGTTGATTTGGGAGATTCGGCCCAGTTTGGGTAATCAGAATCAAGCATGTATGTTCGCTGGCCTGCAGCCTTTTGGGAGTGAGGGTATTTACAGCTGATTAGACTGGTAGGGTGGGAATAGTAGCTTTGGTCAGTCAGAGGCGAAGTGCCTGGATCAAGCAACAGGCAAACTCCTGTGCAATTCATTTGTTCTCCTTTTAAGTCATTTGTTAAATGCTTTGCACCTAATGTGAATAATCAGGCATGTCCGATTTATTcactgttttgtgtcttttatttgtgttaaggcctttttaaatgtgctaaatTATAAATGACTTTATACTCATTATTCTTTGTATCAGGGCCCATGGAAATGCCCTGACTACCAAGGCTCTGTGGGtgaaaacaaaatagaaatTTAGACCAGCAATTATTTCCTCCCAGGCCACAGGGATGGCAGGGAACATACGTCAGGACTTGATTTTCTTAAATTGAATCACGTGGCTGATTTACTTTGTATTGAAAGGAGCAGGCTCCAGTGTAATTATGTGTTAATGAAGTGGCAGCTTGCTTGTTCTGACCTCAGCACTCAAGAGTTTGGATATCTGTAATGAGGTCCACTCggcaaatacacattttcataCACAATTAAGATTAGAGAGAAAGCGTCTGTTtgcttttgattattttttaatgacTTCAGTTATATTTAAGTTCATTCACCTAATTGCTATGCTAGCAGAGGATCTGATGAATGTATCTCAAGCTTTCAATCAAGtcagataataataagatgGTGGAAATGGTCCCGGTTGTTCCCTGGTTGTACGGATAGGACTCGGGGTTAATGGAGTTCAAGGTCGAGACTTgggagcagaggagctgcacaGGAAGTAAGTGTCTGTACGCAGCAGAAAAAAAGTGAAGAGTTAAGCAGCCACATAAGCAAAGTAGAGTCCAGAGATCACATGTTGTCTGTCTCGTGTGGTTTTAATCATTCTGCCGACGCAGGGCTGTTCCTCTGAGGAGTCATAGATCTGAACTCTCACTCACCTGCATGTGACTAAACCAACAGAGAGGGAAAACTCAGGGAAGGAAAGAAACTCAGGATATCGCCCTAGAAGTCTGGGCTTGATACTGTATAAACTCTTAAAGCATCGATaatctgtttttccatttcatctgAACTCTCCGTTTCCAAAACACAGATGTAAAAATGACTTCGTCTGACATGAAGCATTTTTCCTAATAGGGCGGAAATGCTCAAAGTACAGTATTATATAAACTAATGGGACAAACAGAAGGTTATGTCATAGCAAAATTAAATTCCCTGTACGTAGTATGCCagcacaaagtgtgtgtgtgtgtgtctgtgtgtgtgtgtttgtgtgtgttgtgttccgTGGCAGAGTCACATTTTTCCAATCAACAAGATGACTCTTCTTAGAATtgaatgtgatttttaaaggaattgaaCCACGGCCCGCTTATAATAGGAAGTGTTTTGATTGATTAACGTTTACAGCAAATGTCTGATGGTTTGTGTCATTGGATAAAGAACTGAAGGCAGCAGCTTGTCAGGTGGTAACATGAGCCAACAGAACATCAGAGTAGATACACTAGAGTTAAATGAGACAGACTGAAAACACCAAGCCTACATTAAGCctacatttaaatgtgtgtagTTCTGTTTTTCACAGTAAAGGATGTATGAGGCACCTGGCCAACATAAGGGACCTGGGGGGGGGCTAACATCTAAGCAACCGATAACACCCCCTCATTATTCAAACTATTcttatattattaaaataataaacagggtacaaacacatcacacactcacatttagcCATTCTAGTCTTCAACCGAAACTCTATGATCCTGAAGCTTTTGGCAGGAAGCTTGTAAAAGGCGtctcatcgggggggggggggggttcgacCGTGGTGTCCTCGTTGTACAGAGGCGATCATAGTGTTTGATGGGAATTCCCTGCTTTGTTGTGATGCCCCTGCTGTTAATTGGCAGGATTACGCAGAAAACTAACCGACCAATCTTCATTCAATTTTGTGGACTGCTGGGGCGTGACCCAAAAAAGAACCAGATAAATTTAGGCGTGGGTCTGCAGGGGGGCGGATTTCTCTGGGTCTCGATGAAACATTTAGAAGCGTGTGAAGTTTGGTTCAGCTTGATTGCATTTAAAGAGACTGTTGTGGTACTTTgtggtatgtgctctactgggTAGCATTTTTGCTCCCTGGTGGTCAAAATGGCATAATGCAGCTTCAAAGGCCAATTTATGAATcacatgcttttgttttctgcCCTAATGTTTTGTCTCTGCACTATACTGAATGTGAATAATTTAATATTATACATACTTCAGTGGTCATTAAAATCAGGTACAGTATTTTAGTCCTTACTTAAATCTCTGCAGAAGACGGTTAATTATATAACAAACAAGTTGAATCATAAATCACAGTTTCATTGTAATTTGCTATTTTTAACACTGAAGGCACGTAAGAATGTGTATTCCCTGTGAAGACGAGTCATTGTGTAACCTCTCATTTTCCAATTTAAGATTGTTTACTGCTTCACAGCCGCACAGTCACCACCCACTGGCCAGACAGGCCCCGATGAGCAATGTCTGGGACGACCAGTCGGGTCAGGACAACACAGTGTCGGACTCTAAATGCAGATAACTATTGTTTGGCCGAGTGGAGACCAGACATCCCAGTTATTTGTATCTGCGTGTTGTATAATGTTGTGGTGATGCACTGGTTTGTCAGTACAATTAAGTTCTCCTGCTTTGAGGGCAAGAAATGAAGGAGGAAGTGAAAGACGTGAGTCTGGAGAAATGAGAGGAGGATCCGATTTGAACGAGCTGACATCACTGAATCATTTAAGTTGTTGATTGTGAAATCGTCACAGCCTTTGGACTTTTTATTGTTAACGTAGGTATCACGTTCAGGCTCAACTGCAATAAGTTATTACAGTGCCTGAGATCACTCTGAAGGAAGTATCAGATATTATTTCTCTTTGCATTGGAGGTTACAGGAGTATTTAGTTACATGTGTTGTCAGGCCACTGTGGTTTTTGTGAGGTTTGTGTTTAAGACTTTGGATTTGCACGTACAACAGCTCTTATTGTAATGTGACTTATATGTCCTCAGTGTAAAACCTCCATTGTTGTGGCCAGTGAGCTTGTTTTACGAGTTGTGTTACAATTAGCTAGAGGCTGAATGAGGAGCCAGCTGTCTGGCTGCTGCACATAAGAGCTGCACTGTGTGTTATTACATTTACTCGCTATTATCTCAAAGCCAGGCCTCCCCTGTCCCTGCCACTATTTAGGGAATTCATGTTCGACTTGCagcgggaaaaaaaagaagcagtaaGACGTCATGTGCGTAACCATATCTTTATATTTGCGGACTTCTACAGTGTCGGCATGCAGTTTCCTACTCGAGCATGAAAGCAATTAgatgaaataaaagtgaaatgGGTGACCGAGTCGGGTCAAGTTCCCACTGGGAGGCGGGAGGCAAAACCCCACAAAACCCCGGAGGGAGCAACCCAGACACTAATTACAAACTGGcttttatgtctgtgtttgtgcaccgAGAACATATGAACTgtagaggtgggggggggggggggggggggggggaccagatGTGGGGTGTCGGTATATTCATGTGCTTATTATTAACTTGGTTTAATATGGCCTGGAttgtgttcttttattttatttcaggaaGTAGGATATCCTGCAGCCACAGAAGTAATTTTCAGAACTTTTTCTTATGTTGGAGCAGTGATTCTACAATTCAACAATTATAAGTCAAATCTCCGCCAATTAGGGAatgttgtttgttggttggttgtttggaGAGAAGCATTCaggcttgtgttttctttttaaactgttttatgATTAATTAATCATTTAGGTTGTCAGACggtttactttgtgtttaagTAAAGTTCAGTAAAGCATCTCGTTTCTATGCAAGTACAGAACTACGTGTACTTTGTGACATTCCATCGCttattcagtttcatttaatcacattttGCTTTAAATAGAAATGACTCCCTGAGTGAAACAACACACCGTGTGTCTgtaattggtgtgtgtgtgtgtgtgtttctgatggtgaagtgtac is a window encoding:
- the LOC133967880 gene encoding transmembrane protein 200C; this encodes MIATGGLLRMNRRQDSLRSKNRAENKRKRKPKKKKNDVVVVKGKLNLCSPAGMVAAVGVIVLMVGISMAVLGYWPSQNQQEYQERRRMGVYHNNRMSFSKSPAAASNLTHDKDPSVLNQSHANRSAAETSPHCGFLCDFLNNHLYSDNLKVFGPLVMGIGIFLFICANAVLHENRDKKTKVINLRDIYSTVIDLHSIRSKEHPPLNGLVNYTQSRSAEAPPGSLPSSGLPTRSSWPSTGLGFQGELGGEEGFRRQSLASRPRSWSRDVQTFTETVYSIYKDYSNSSKPAPQPRQWETTSIVTSSVNAFTLPVIKLNNCEVEESERAEAGGHSGEGVVIEAAAGSVSGEGQAGSSSHTYQAGTEEKEASTADHLPARHSHEDTATDSADQQGAPQPQWTQLFPPSPVARAMGSRLSLNSLTDQPGSVRRCSMSVSVGGQGDRARRFSCPRLEPSNSKGYIKLADLGGESFEAPDTDTSLVAIEQEVAVDSVVAAAAAEEDAQGEDDLVTPGTSAEY